The stretch of DNA ATGATGCCTGATATGTCGATGGGACAGTGGCTACTGGTGACACTGACCGCTGGGGTTGGCGGAAGCATGCTCTCCATCGGATCTGCGGCCGGAGTTGCGCTGATGGGGCAGGCGCGCGGAAAGTACACCTTTGTTGGCCATCTCAAGTGGACCCCGGTGATCGCTCTTGGATATGCTGCCAGTATCTGGGTCCATCTACTGGTCAATGACTCCTATTTTGCACTCCCCGCTCTCGGGATTGCAGCAGGGGGCTAGTACCACCTCCCCCTATTCATAGAGCTATTGCTCCCCTGGAGACTCGATCACCACCTCTTCCAGATATTCCATCTGCTGAATAGCGCCATCCAGATCAATCTGATCCGGGTTGTCGGTAGACTGCTCACTCAGTAGCTCCCATAGCTCATCTTGCTCATAGGTCACACGAGAACCGTCACTGTCCTGAAAATAGGCGGCCCATGGAACAAACTTGGTCAACGGGAAGATCTGTCCAACCCGTGGTGAGATATCGATGTTGATCCCGGAGATAAAGAGCAGGCGCTTGCCATGATAGGCAGGATCCTGGGTGATGGTTCTGAAGGCGCGGTCAAATTCAACCTGTGAATTGATCTGTGCGGCAATCAGTGCCGGGGAGTTTGTAGTTACAATCTGTGGCATATAGGGTAGCAGATTTCTCTCCAGATGGTCGTGCCCCTCCTCTGCCTCCTGAATATTTCTCTCAAAAGAGAAGAGCTCTGCGCTCAATGCCGAACCAATTACCTGCGCCTCTCCCTCCTCCAGGAGTGAGAAACGCTCTGCAAAAGCGGCTGTTGCAAGAAACATCTTTGAGGTACTCAGTGCGCGCAGGATAAGATACTCCCCCTGCTCATCCTGTTGCACCATACTCTCCAGACACAGCACCAACCCCTCCTGGCGACGGCCATCAAGTAGCTGGTTGTCTATAGTTACCATAATCTCGCCATTACGCCGCTTCACCAGGATGTTTTCACAGGCAAAATGGTACTCGCTAAGATACCAGCTGGAGACCCCGGCAATCTTGCCACAGTCGGAGGTAGACTCGCAGTGGCTGGTCTGTAGCCTACGATAACTACCAAACTGCTCTGTATCCGGGTCATAGCCAACGTGGCTAGCCTGAATAATTACCATATCCTGGCCATGGTGGGCATGAGGCCCGTGGCGGTCGGTTGCCACAATGCCCCCAACTCGCCCATGGTTGAATGGAAAGGTACCAAAGTGTTTGGCGATTAGAATGATGGGGAAGCCTTGGTTCTCATCCGAACAGAAGGCGCGAGAGGGCATAATCCTGCCTGGCTCAAACCCCAGCGAGAGGCAGAAATTATAGAGCCTGGGAATGAATTGACTATAGCGCGTCATGCGCTGCTCTAGCTGAAAATCTCCCACCGATCTCATTCTCTATTCTCCATCTTGTTTAATATTCATAAATAGTGCCAGCAGGTCATTGAGAAACTCTCTTCCGTGGTCGGTTGCAACAACCTGCTCTCCGGTGCGTAACAGTAACCCCTCTCTGCACCCCTTTTCAACTGTTGACTCTACCCTATTCCAACTGCAACCGGTACGCTCCTCAAATTGCCTCACTGTAAACGGCTCATTTATCCGTAGTCTGTTCATCATAAACTCCAGCGGAAGATCATGTGCGGGCACAGTGTGGCGCTCTGACAACAGCCGCTCCGACCCCGCACCATCCATATAGCGCTGTGGGCTCTTCTGTCGTGATGAGCGAATAATGGCCCCATCTGCGGCCATGGTAATCTTGCTATGGGCCCCGGCCCCAATGCCGAGATAGTCCCCAAACCGCCAGTAGTTGAGGTTGTGGCGACACTCGCTCTGCTCTCTCGCATAGGCCGAGATCTCATACTGTTCAAGCCCCTCCTCCTGTAACAGCTGCTGCCCCTCCAGCTGCATCTCCCAGAGCTCCTCATCATCAGGGAGTGGTGGTGGCTGGTGACCGAATGGGGTGTTTGGCTCCATGGTGAGCTGATACCAGGAGAGGTGCTCCACGCCCAGCGCCACAGCCTGCTGCAGATCTCCCATCGCCTCCGCTCTACTCTGTTGCGGCAACCCAAACATCAGGTCCAGATTGATATTCTCAAATCCAGCCCCCCTTGCCATCTCAACTGCGGTAGCAGCATCCTCTCCATCATGAATTCGACCAATTGCCTCAAGCCTCCCATCATCAAAACTCTGGACCCCAATGGAAAGTCGATTTACCCCTGCCTGCCGATATCCAGCAAAACGCTCTTGCTCCACTGCTCCTGGGTTAGCCTCCAGTGTAACCTCGGGCTCCGGGCCAAACGGCAGACGGGCACGGATTCCAGACAACAGACGCTCTATCTCTTCAGCAGGAAAAAGGCTGGGGGTTCCTCCTCCAATAAAAATTGAGCGTACCGGTCGCCCCCAAACCCTGGGAAGCTCCCACTCCAGATCTAGCAACAACGCATCTACGTAGTGATCAAACGGCAGGGCATCTCCAGACGCATGTGAATTGAAATCACAATAGGGGCACTTCTGTAGACACCACGGCAGGTGGATGTAGAGCGAGAGCGGAATGACCGCAGTAAAGTTTAGCTCTGTAATAACTTGACCAGCCTCTTCAGCGCCTGCCCACGGTGGCTCAGCCTGTTTTTCACCTCTGCAGGAAGCTCTGCCGAGCTGCACCCCTGCTCCGGAACAAAAAAGATCGGGTCATAGCCAAAACCATTCTCGCCCTGAGGGGCAGTCAGAATACGCCCCTCCCAGCTCCCCTGGGCAATTAGTGGGGTTGGATCCTCTGCATGTTCCATGTAGACCATCAGACACTGAAAACGTGCACTACGCTGCCCCTCCGGCACCCCATCCAGCGCCCTCAACAGTTTCTGGTTGTTAGCTGGATCATTGCCGTCGGTTCCGGCATAACGGGCAGAGTAGATGCCCGGTGCCCCCTTGAGATAGTCCACCTCCAGACCGGAATCATCGGCAATAGCAGGCAATCCGGTATGGGCTGCCGCATTGCGCGCCTTGAGAATAGCGTTCTCGACGAAGGTAAGGCCGGTCTCCTCTGCCTCTACTACACCGAACTCTGTCTGCGGTATCACCTCCATCTCAAAGTTGGCAAGCAGCTCACCCAGCTCTTTCACCTTTCCCTTGTTGCCGGTTGCCAATATGATTTTTTTCACGCCAGAGACTCTTGTTGATGGGCAATCAACTCACCAATCCCCTGCTGTGCCAGCGCCAACATCTGCTGCATCTCATCCATGCTGAAGGGGGCCTCCTCTGCCGTCCCCTGTACCTCGATGAACTGCCCTTTACTGTTCATTACCACATTCATATCTGTTTCAGCGTTGGAGTCCTCAGCATAATCGAGATCAAGAACAGGTGTGCCCTGGTAAACCCCAACCGATACTGATGCAATTGGTGTTGTAATGGGGTTCTGCTCAACAGCTCCCACCTCCATCAGGTGTTGGATCGCATCAGAGAGCGCCACAAAACCACCTGTAATGGATGCTGTGCGGGTACCTCCATCAGCCTGGATCACATCACAGTCAACCGTAATCATCTGTTCACCCAGCATCTTAAGGTCAACTGCTGCTCGCAGTGAGCGTCCGATCAGGCGCTGAATCTCCATGGTGCGGCCACCCTGCTTGCCCCGTGCCGCTTCGCGCCCCATACGGCTACCAGTCGAGCGTGGCAGCATACCGTACTCCGCAGTTACCCACCCCTTGCCTTTACCTTTTAGCCAGCGTGGAACTCTATCCTCAACCGAGGCGGTACAGATTACCTTGGTCTCACCAAACTCCACCAACACCGAGCCCTCGGCATGCTTGGTGTAATTGCGGGTGATCTTGATCTCACGCATCTGATTAGGCTCTCTTTTACTGGGTCGCATGGGTAAACTCCTTGTATACTTTCCATCTATTGAAACGACACATTATCCGGTAATCGGAAGCAGGGTTCAAAAATGATTCAGAGCATGACCGCCTTTGCGCGAAAAGATATTCAGGCTGAATGGGGCAGCCTGGCATGGGAGATTCGTGCTGTAAACCACCGTTATCTTGAACTTTTCCTCAGACTGCCAGAAGATCTGCGCGCCATTGAAAACAAGGTGCGTGAACTGGGCCGCAAGAAGTTGGGGCGTGGCAAAGTTGAGTGTGGTCTCCGTTATGCTCCAGCCAACCATGCAGCTAGTGGCGTAGAGGTCAATGAGGAGCTTGCCAAACAGGTTGCAGATGCCGCAAAGAGAGTAGCACACCATATGGATAATGCAGCACGCATAGATCCTATGGAGATCCTCTCATGGCCCGGTGTAATACAGTCAGAAGATATTGACTCTTCACTTGTACAGCAGCAGGCTCTGGATCTATTCTCGAAAACTGTCAATGAACTTATAGAGACACGTCAACGTGAGGGAGAACGCCTTCAGGATATGATCCAGCAACGTTGTGATGCCATGCGCCCCCTGGTGGAGCAGGCAAAAGTTGAGATGCCAAAGGTGATGGAAAGTGTTCGGCAAAAACTACGCGAACGCCTGGAGGAATTTTTGGAACAGGCCGACGAAACTCGCCTGGAACAGGAGATGGCTCTTCAGGCACAAAAACTTGATATTGATGAAGAGATGGATCGACTTACAACACATCTGGATGAGGTAGAGCGCATCCTGAAAAAAGGCGGTGCAGTTGGTCGTCGTCTCGACTTCCTGATGCAGGAGCTCCACCGAGAGGCCAATACCCTCGGATCCAAATCAGCCCATATCGAGACCACTAGAATCTCTGTCGAGATGAAGGTGCTGATCGAACAGATGAGAGAGCAGGTACAGAACATTGAGTAATGGAACCCTATATATAATCTCAGCCCCCTCTGGAGCCGGTAAATCAAGCCTGTTACAGGCGGTGCTCAGTGAGATCGATGGGGTTTTACTTTCTATATCACATACTACTCGCGCACCCCGTCCTGGTGAGGAGAATGGCATTCACTACAACTTCACATCTGTTGAAGATTTCCGTATGGGCATAGAGAAAGAGCATTTTCTGGAACATGCAGAGGTTTTTGACAACTACTACGGCACCTCTGAAATTTGGGTTCGTGACACACTACAACAAGGGCTGGATGTAATCCTGGAGATCGATTGGCAAGGCGCAAGACAGGTACGTGACAGAATGAAAGAAGCTGTCGGCATTTTCATCCTGCCTCCATCGCAACATGCCCTGCAAGAACGTCTACAGGGACGAGGACAAGACAGTGAAGAGGTCATTTCTCGACGGATGAGTGATGCTGTCAGTGAAATGTCTCATTACGATGAATATGACTTTTTGATCATCAATGATGAGTTTGATCAGGCAAAAGTTGAGCTTAAGGCCATTTTTCTTGCACAACGGCTACTAATCGATGCACAATCAGAGAGAAATGGCCTGTTACTGCAAAGTCTGCTGGAAGAATCCAGTTGATTTATATAGAATTACCGCCCTTTTCGAGCTGAACACTGACTGGAGTAATTACTGATGGCACGCATTACCGTAGAAGACTGCCTGGACAAAATTGACAACCGCTTTGATATGACCCTGATTGCCGCAGAGCGTGCACGTCAGATCGCTATGGGTGGAGAACCTATGGTGCCGGTTGATAATGACAAACCAACTGTAATTGCCCTGCGGGAAATAGCTGAAGGTCTCATTAATCGTGACATCCTTGACCAGATCAAAGAAGCTGCCGTCGCTGCTGATGAGGCTGCCGCAGAAGAGACGAGTGAGGCTGACGAGGAGGAGGCTTCTGCTGATACCGATGTCGCAACAGTTGCAGTTGCCAAAGACGAGGCGGCTTAACGCTTACACTTCTCTTCTATCATGTTTCTGATCAGTGATCTTGTCTCCCTCCTGGAGAGCTATCTTGATCAGAAGCAGGTTAATGAAATCTATGAGGCCTATCTCTTCTCTGCAGAGGCCCACGACGGACAACACCGCGTAAGTGGTGAACCTTACATATATCACCCCATTGAGGTTGCTCGCATTTTGGCAGAGATGCGAATTGACCATACCACCATCATCGCAGCGCTACTACATGATGTACTGGAAGATACCAACCACTCCCGAAAAGAGCTGACTGAAAAGTTTGGTGAAGAGATCACGGCACTAGTGGATGGAGTCAGTAAACTGACCCGCATGCAGATGGAGAGCCCGCAACATGCGCAGGCAGAAAATTTCCGCAAGATGATGCTGGCGATGACCAGAGACATCAGGGTTATCCTGATAAAGCTTGCTGACCGCCTCCACAATATGCGGACTCTTGATGGAATGAAAGCATACAAGCGCCGCCGTATTGCCCAGGAGACTCTGGAGATTCACGTTCCCATCGCTCATAGACTGGGAATGAACAAGGTTGCTACCGAACTAAAGAATCTCGGATTCTCAAACCTCTACCCCATGCGGGCGCGTGTTCTTGACAAAGCAGTAAGTCAGGCTCGCGGTAATCGCAAGGAGGTGCTTGATACCATCGAGACCACAATTCGCCAACGCCTGCTAGATACTAATCTGGATGCTGAGATAGCTGGACGAGAGAAACATCTCTACAGTCTATATAAAAAGATGAAGGATCAGCGCCTCCCCTTCAGTAAAATCTTTGATGTCTACGCATTTAGAATAGTTGTCTCATCAGTAGAGGAGTGCTATCAGGTGCTTGGCATTGTCCACAGCATTTATAAACCGGTTCCTGGCAAGTTCAAGGATTACATCGCAATTCCAAAGGCTAATGGCTACCAGTCACTCCACACCGTACTGTTTGGGCCACACGGTATCCCGGTAGAGATTCAGATTCGTACCCAGGAAATGCACACCATATCCGAGGAGGGTATTGCTGCCCACTGGGAGTACAAAGAGAGTGATACATCCAATATCACTAACACCGAGAAACGGGCCCGGCAGTGGCTGCAGGACCTTTTGGATCTGCAAAAAAATACCGGTGACTCCATAGAATTTCTTGAGAGCGTCAAAATTGACCTTTTCCCTGATGAGGTCTACGTGTTTACCCCCAAGGGAAAGATCATGGCGTTTCCTCGTGGTGCAACAACCCTTGATTTCGCCTACCGAATTCATACAGAAGTTGGAAACCATGCAATAGCTGCCGTAGTAAATCACAAGACAGTGCCTCTTAGTAGCCAACTCTTCAACGGACAGACTGTCGAGATCACTACATCACCCGATGCCAGACCAAATCCTGGTTGGCTACAGTTTGTAACTACTGGCAAAGCGCGCAGCAACATACGCCACTATCTTAAAAACCTGCAGCAGGATGAGGCTGTAAGGCTAGGTGAAAAACTGTTACTCAAGGCACTCTCCAGACACAATATATCCAGGAAGCGTTTCAAGAAGATGGAGATCACCTCTCTACTGGAGAAGCTGCAGCTCGAAGACACGGATGCGCTCTATAACGAAATTGGCATGGGTCAGAGAATGGCTGATCTAGTGGCTGGAAACCTGGTGCAGTACAAAACCAAAGAGCCCCAAAGCGACACAAAACATCCGAAGCAGAAAGGCAGGATGGCTGCGCTGTGGAATCCTCTCTCAAGGTTCTCCCCTCTTCTCAAAAGAAGAGGCAAAAACCATGATGACCAACGCCCCCTGATGATCCGGGGAACAGAGGGGATGGTGGTTCACTTTGCAAAATGTTGTCGCCCTATCCCTGGTGATCCTATTATTGGTCACATCAGCGCCGGCAAGGGGCTGGTTATTCACCGTAACGACTGTAAAAATGTATCCAATCTGCAGAGCCACCCTGAGCAGTGGGTAACCGTGGAGTGGTCCAAGAAAAGTGAACGGGATCTGCCTGCAGTAATCAGGGTTGATGTCACCAACAAACCTGGGGTACTGGCCACTGTTGCGGCAACCATCTCGGAGATGGGCTCTAATATCGATAATGTCACATTGGATGATCAGGACGGACGAACCAATGCCATCACCTTTATTATTCGTGTAACCGACAGAAAGCATCTCGCTTCAATTATCCGCAAGATCAAAAAATTGCAGCCGGTTACCACCATTCAGAGAATCAATGGATAAAACTCGAGAAAATAGACCATGACAAACAACAAACCACAGACAATTCAAACCGACCAGGCACCACAGGCTATCGGCACCTATTCACAGGCAGTGCGTACAGGAGAGACCGTCTACCTATCAGGACAGATTCCACTGATACCAGAGACTATGGCAATGGTTGAGGGAGATATGGAGGCACAAATTGTCCGCGTATTTGACAATCTCACCGCTGTTGCAGAGGCTGCTGGAGGCTCACTAGCCGATATCGTTAAACTTAATATCTTTCTCACCGACCTGAGCCATTTCCCACTAGTTAACGAGGTAATGGCACGCTACTTCAATACTCCCTACCCTGCACGTGCAGCTGTTGGGGTTGCGGCGCTTCCAAAAGCTGCCGGGGTAGAGATGGACGGAGTAATGGTGCTGAGCTAGCAACCTACATTGCCTGCCGTCTCCACACTAAAGGGGGTTGGTCCTCAACTCTCGAAAAGATTAGAGAAGCTACAGATACGTGAAGTAGCAGATCTACTGTTCCATCTTCCTCTTCGCTATCAGGACAAAACCAAAATAGCCCCAATCTCTTCACTGCAACCAGGTGATGAGAGATTAATTGAGGGGGTCATTCAGGGGTGTGCCGTACGTTTTGGCAAACGCCGCTCCCTGCTCTGCACAATTGCAGGCCAGAACAGCACTCTTACCATTCGTCTTTTCCATTTCAACAAACAACAACAGATAGCCCTGAAAGAGGGTACTTCTGTTCGCTGTTTTGGAGAGATACGCCGGGGCCCATCCGGGCTTGAAATGGTTCATCCGGAATACAGGATTATTCACCCAGACAGGCCTGCCCCTGAACTTGAAAAAAACCTGACCCCCATATACCCGGCAACCGATGGGGTTCGACAACGTACCCTGCTCTCCATAACGACGCAGGCACTTGTACGAGCTCTCCCGTTGGTTGTAGAGCTACTACCGGATATTTCACCTCTACAACATATGCCATCGCTGCAGGTGGCTCTGCAGACGCTACATCGGCCCACCGCAGAGACTCTTGCGGCACTGCCGCTATGCCGTGAACGCATTGCCTTTGAAGAGCTTCTTGCCCACCACTTAAGTCTTCAACAGCTACGTGGCCATTACAGACAAGATCATGCCTTCGCGCTATCAACAGAGAGAAGAGTGGTGGATAGTTTTATAGAACAGCTTCCAT from Candidatus Thiopontia autotrophica encodes:
- the hemW gene encoding radical SAM family heme chaperone HemW, coding for MTELNFTAVIPLSLYIHLPWCLQKCPYCDFNSHASGDALPFDHYVDALLLDLEWELPRVWGRPVRSIFIGGGTPSLFPAEEIERLLSGIRARLPFGPEPEVTLEANPGAVEQERFAGYRQAGVNRLSIGVQSFDDGRLEAIGRIHDGEDAATAVEMARGAGFENINLDLMFGLPQQSRAEAMGDLQQAVALGVEHLSWYQLTMEPNTPFGHQPPPLPDDEELWEMQLEGQQLLQEEGLEQYEISAYAREQSECRHNLNYWRFGDYLGIGAGAHSKITMAADGAIIRSSRQKSPQRYMDGAGSERLLSERHTVPAHDLPLEFMMNRLRINEPFTVRQFEERTGCSWNRVESTVEKGCREGLLLRTGEQVVATDHGREFLNDLLALFMNIKQDGE
- a CDS encoding XTP/dITP diphosphatase, producing the protein MKKIILATGNKGKVKELGELLANFEMEVIPQTEFGVVEAEETGLTFVENAILKARNAAAHTGLPAIADDSGLEVDYLKGAPGIYSARYAGTDGNDPANNQKLLRALDGVPEGQRSARFQCLMVYMEHAEDPTPLIAQGSWEGRILTAPQGENGFGYDPIFFVPEQGCSSAELPAEVKNRLSHRGQALKRLVKLLQS
- the rph gene encoding ribonuclease PH; the protein is MRPSKREPNQMREIKITRNYTKHAEGSVLVEFGETKVICTASVEDRVPRWLKGKGKGWVTAEYGMLPRSTGSRMGREAARGKQGGRTMEIQRLIGRSLRAAVDLKMLGEQMITVDCDVIQADGGTRTASITGGFVALSDAIQHLMEVGAVEQNPITTPIASVSVGVYQGTPVLDLDYAEDSNAETDMNVVMNSKGQFIEVQGTAEEAPFSMDEMQQMLALAQQGIGELIAHQQESLA
- a CDS encoding YicC family protein — encoded protein: MIQSMTAFARKDIQAEWGSLAWEIRAVNHRYLELFLRLPEDLRAIENKVRELGRKKLGRGKVECGLRYAPANHAASGVEVNEELAKQVADAAKRVAHHMDNAARIDPMEILSWPGVIQSEDIDSSLVQQQALDLFSKTVNELIETRQREGERLQDMIQQRCDAMRPLVEQAKVEMPKVMESVRQKLRERLEEFLEQADETRLEQEMALQAQKLDIDEEMDRLTTHLDEVERILKKGGAVGRRLDFLMQELHREANTLGSKSAHIETTRISVEMKVLIEQMREQVQNIE
- the gmk gene encoding guanylate kinase; its protein translation is MSNGTLYIISAPSGAGKSSLLQAVLSEIDGVLLSISHTTRAPRPGEENGIHYNFTSVEDFRMGIEKEHFLEHAEVFDNYYGTSEIWVRDTLQQGLDVILEIDWQGARQVRDRMKEAVGIFILPPSQHALQERLQGRGQDSEEVISRRMSDAVSEMSHYDEYDFLIINDEFDQAKVELKAIFLAQRLLIDAQSERNGLLLQSLLEESS
- the rpoZ gene encoding DNA-directed RNA polymerase subunit omega; this translates as MARITVEDCLDKIDNRFDMTLIAAERARQIAMGGEPMVPVDNDKPTVIALREIAEGLINRDILDQIKEAAVAADEAAAEETSEADEEEASADTDVATVAVAKDEAA
- a CDS encoding bifunctional (p)ppGpp synthetase/guanosine-3',5'-bis(diphosphate) 3'-pyrophosphohydrolase — translated: MFLISDLVSLLESYLDQKQVNEIYEAYLFSAEAHDGQHRVSGEPYIYHPIEVARILAEMRIDHTTIIAALLHDVLEDTNHSRKELTEKFGEEITALVDGVSKLTRMQMESPQHAQAENFRKMMLAMTRDIRVILIKLADRLHNMRTLDGMKAYKRRRIAQETLEIHVPIAHRLGMNKVATELKNLGFSNLYPMRARVLDKAVSQARGNRKEVLDTIETTIRQRLLDTNLDAEIAGREKHLYSLYKKMKDQRLPFSKIFDVYAFRIVVSSVEECYQVLGIVHSIYKPVPGKFKDYIAIPKANGYQSLHTVLFGPHGIPVEIQIRTQEMHTISEEGIAAHWEYKESDTSNITNTEKRARQWLQDLLDLQKNTGDSIEFLESVKIDLFPDEVYVFTPKGKIMAFPRGATTLDFAYRIHTEVGNHAIAAVVNHKTVPLSSQLFNGQTVEITTSPDARPNPGWLQFVTTGKARSNIRHYLKNLQQDEAVRLGEKLLLKALSRHNISRKRFKKMEITSLLEKLQLEDTDALYNEIGMGQRMADLVAGNLVQYKTKEPQSDTKHPKQKGRMAALWNPLSRFSPLLKRRGKNHDDQRPLMIRGTEGMVVHFAKCCRPIPGDPIIGHISAGKGLVIHRNDCKNVSNLQSHPEQWVTVEWSKKSERDLPAVIRVDVTNKPGVLATVAATISEMGSNIDNVTLDDQDGRTNAITFIIRVTDRKHLASIIRKIKKLQPVTTIQRING
- a CDS encoding RidA family protein gives rise to the protein MTNNKPQTIQTDQAPQAIGTYSQAVRTGETVYLSGQIPLIPETMAMVEGDMEAQIVRVFDNLTAVAEAAGGSLADIVKLNIFLTDLSHFPLVNEVMARYFNTPYPARAAVGVAALPKAAGVEMDGVMVLS